GTATAGATCCGGACACGATAGAAGCACAGCAGCCGGATTGGGCGAGGCCGTCGCTGCAAGCAAAAAAGAAAGATCCGCTTATAAGCCTGGTTCTCTCATTTTTCATACCCGGCGCAGGACAGATATATAATGGCCATGCGGGAAAAGGCTGTATTTTATTCATCGCATTTATCATTACTCTGGTCACCATCATATGCCCGTTGATCCTATGGGCTTACGGGGTATATGATGCGTATACGACTGCTGTTAAGATTAATTCGGAAGACCCGTTTAAAGATCAAGATATC
The nucleotide sequence above comes from Methanooceanicella nereidis. Encoded proteins:
- a CDS encoding B-box zinc finger protein is translated as MRCHIHSDKEAMGICTECGKPLCTSCIKKVGGKTFCGDCAPAGIDPDTIEAQQPDWARPSLQAKKKDPLISLVLSFFIPGAGQIYNGHAGKGCILFIAFIITLVTIICPLILWAYGVYDAYTTAVKINSEDPFKDQDI